From a region of the Phycisphaerales bacterium genome:
- a CDS encoding SOS response-associated peptidase: MSTAQVTPANQPQASPRGLHPRSIPALAEQQSPMCGRFTHLFKWKELVRLVKLVYPAAGEAPKLPERFNVAPTQTAPVVTMHADGRHGELLTWGLVPFWSKDRTIAYKTINARSETAATSPAFREAFKKRRCIVPVSGFYEWHKLDAKTKQPWYITPADEGGVFAFAGLWESWKGEGMDAPLRTFTILTTTPNELMEPLHNRMPVILEPEDHDRWLTEGGSDLLKPFSADRMAARKVSTYVNKPANTGPECIAPAA, translated from the coding sequence GTGAGCACCGCGCAGGTCACCCCAGCGAATCAGCCACAAGCATCGCCGCGTGGTCTGCACCCACGCAGCATACCCGCCCTGGCCGAGCAACAATCTCCCATGTGCGGCCGATTCACCCATCTGTTCAAGTGGAAGGAGCTGGTCCGGCTCGTGAAGCTGGTGTACCCGGCTGCGGGTGAGGCGCCCAAGTTGCCGGAGCGGTTCAACGTCGCGCCCACGCAGACCGCGCCGGTGGTGACGATGCACGCCGACGGTCGGCACGGCGAGCTTCTGACATGGGGTCTCGTGCCGTTCTGGTCGAAGGACCGGACCATCGCGTACAAGACCATCAACGCGCGGAGCGAGACGGCGGCCACCTCGCCCGCATTCCGAGAGGCCTTCAAGAAGCGCCGGTGCATCGTGCCGGTCAGCGGGTTCTACGAGTGGCATAAGCTGGATGCCAAGACCAAGCAGCCGTGGTACATCACGCCTGCGGATGAGGGCGGTGTCTTCGCCTTCGCAGGTCTGTGGGAGTCGTGGAAGGGGGAGGGGATGGATGCGCCCCTCCGCACGTTCACGATCCTGACGACCACGCCCAACGAGCTGATGGAGCCGCTGCACAACCGGATGCCGGTGATCCTGGAGCCCGAGGACCACGACCGCTGGCTGACCGAGGGCGGGAGCGACCTGCTCAAGCCGTTCTCGGCCGATCGGATGGCGGCGCGGAAGGTCTCGACCTACGTGAACAAGCCAGCCAACACGGGGCCGGAGTGCATCGCGCCGGCGGCGTGA